One segment of Pan paniscus chromosome 20, NHGRI_mPanPan1-v2.0_pri, whole genome shotgun sequence DNA contains the following:
- the ZNF723 gene encoding zinc finger protein 723: MGPLTFTDVAIKFSLEEWQFLDTAQQNLYRDVMLENYRNLVFLGVGVSKPDLITCLEQGEEPWKRHKMVSKPPVVCSHFAQDLWPEQGIKDSFQKVILRSYGKYGHDNLQLRKGCESVDECKMHKRGYDELKQCLTTTPSKIFQCDKYVKVFHKFSSSNSHKIRHTGNNSFKCKECGKSFCMLSHLTKHERNHTRVNCYKCEECGKAFNVPSKLNNHKRIHTGEKPYKCEECGKAFNVSSSLNNHKRIHTGEKPYKCEECGKTFNMFSSLNNHKRIHTGEKPYKCKECGKAFNVFSSLNNHKRIHTGEKPYKCEECGKAFNQPSHLATHKRIHTGEKLYKCEECGKAFSQSSHITTHKRIHTGEKPYKCEECGKAFKVSVHLTTHKRIHTGEKPYKCEECGKAFNQSSALTTHKIIHTGERPYKCKQCGKGFSQSSTLTKHKIIHTKEKPYKCEECGKAFNQYSTLNKHKIIHAREKPYKCEECGKAFNKSSILNRHKIIHTKEKSQTLKM, encoded by the exons ggaCCATTGACATTCACAGATGTGGCAATAAAATTTTCTCTGGAGGAGTGGCAATTCCTGGACACTGCACAGCAGAATTTATATAGGGATGTGATGTTAGAGAACTACAGAAACCTGGTCTTCCTGG gtGTTGGTGTCTCCAAGCCAGATTTAATCACCTGTCTGGAGCAAGGAGAAGAGCCCTGGAAGAGACACAAGATGGTATCCAAGCCCCCAG ttgtGTGTTCTCATTTTGCCCAAGACCTTTGGCCAGAGCAGGGCATAAAAGATTCTTTCCAAAAAGTAATACTGAGAAGCTATGGAAAATATGGACATGACAATTTACAATTAAGAAAAGGCTGTGAAAGTGTGGATGAGTGTAAGATGCACAAAAGAGGTTATGATGAACTTAAGCAATGTTTGACAACTACCCCGAGCAAAATATTTCAATGTGATAAATATGTAAAAGTCTTTCATAAATTTTCAAGTTCAAATAGCCATAAGATAAGACATACTGGAAATAATTCtttcaaatgtaaagaatgtggcaaatcATTTTGCATGCTTTCACACCTAACTAAACATGAAAGAAATCATACTAGAGTGAATtgttacaaatgtgaagaatgtggcaaagcctttaatgtGCCCTCAAAGCTTAATAatcataagagaattcatactggagagaaaccctacaaatgtgaagaatgtggcaaagcctttaatgtGTCCTCAAGCCTTAATAatcataagagaattcatactggagagaaaccctacaaatgtgaagaatgtggcaaaacctttaaTATGTTCTCAAGCCTTAATAatcataagagaattcatactggagagaaaccctacaaatgtaaagaatgtggcaaagcctttaatgtGTTCTCAAGCCTTAATAatcataagagaattcatactggagagaaaccctacaaatgtgaagaatgtggcaaagcctttaaccagCCCTCACACCTTGCtacacataagagaattcatactggagagaaactctacaaatgtgaagaatgtggcaaagcattCAGCCAGTCCTCACACATTACTACACAtaagagaattcacactggagagaaaccctacaaatgtgaagaatgtggcaaagcttttaaagTATCTGTAcaccttactacacataagagaattcatactggagagaaaccctacaaatgtgaagaatgtggcaaagcctttaaccaATCCTCAGcccttactacacataagataattcatactggagaaagaCCTTACAAATGTAAACAATGTGGTAAAGGTTTTAGCCAATCCTCAacccttactaaacataagataattcatactaaagagaaaccctacaaatgtgaagaatgtggcaaagcttttaaccaatATTCAACCCTTAataaacataagataattcatgctAGAGAGAAgccttacaaatgtgaagaatgtggcaaagcctttaacaaGTCCTCAATTCTTAAcagacataagataattcatactaaAGAGAAATCACAAACCTTAAAGATGTGA